In the Fusarium oxysporum f. sp. lycopersici 4287 chromosome 9, whole genome shotgun sequence genome, one interval contains:
- a CDS encoding alcohol dehydrogenase, with protein sequence MANTQHILITGAGGFIGQEIIAPLLNSSPSIHLTITDISEPPVPAQHAQRITSLAADLTNPSVVEQLITSQPFQAVYLFHGLMSGGSEANLDLGLKVNVDSVRYVLDALRNKLPGVKVVFSSSCAVYGPEEGYVTEQTLPQPRSSYGAEKLIAELLVNDFSRRGLIDGRIVRLPTVVVRPGKPSAAASSFASGIVRESLQGIPNVLPVPKDISMWICSPATVIKNLIKVKDIPADKFGESRIVNLPGITVSVQDILDAVEKVGGKEAVAYVKEEQDEALYKIVKSWPPWFDASRAKGLGLDGDGELVDAVKAFQERLKSSS encoded by the coding sequence ATGGCCAATACACAGCATATCCTCATCACAGGCGCCGGTGGCTTCATCGGCCAAGAAATCATAGCCCCCCTCCTCAACTCCTCACCCTCTATCCATCTCACAATAACCGACATCTCTGAACCTCCCGTTCCAGCTCAACATGCCCAACGCATAACTTCTCTCGCCGCAGATCTCACCAATCCCTCTGTCGTCGAGCAACTCATAACGTCTCAGCCCTTCCAAGCAGTTTATCTCTTCCACGGGCTCATGTCCGGCGGTTCAGAAGCAAATCTCGATCTCGGTCTTAAAGTCAACGTTGATTCAGTGCGCTATGTTCTCGATGCCCTGAGGAATAAACTCCCCGGGGTCAAAGTTGTGTTTTCAAGTTCTTGTGCTGTTTATGGACCGGAGGAGGGATATGTTACGGAACAGACACTGCCGCAGCCGAGATCTTCGTATGGTGCGGAGAAGCTTATCGCTGAGTTGTTGGTGAATGACTTTTCGAGAAGGGGTTTGATCGATGGGCGCATCGTGAGATTGCCAACGGTGGTAGTTCGACCTGGAAAGCCCTCCGCCGCAGCATCGAGTTTCGCCTCAGGAATAGTCCGCGAAAGTCTCCAGGGCATTCCTAACGTCCTCCCCGTGCCGAAGGATATATCAATGTGGATCTGCAGCCCAGCGACTGTCATCAAGAACctgatcaaggtcaaggataTACCCGCTGACAAGTTTGGAGAGTCGAGGATTGTAAATCTTCCGGGTATTACTGTAAGTGTACAGGATATCctcgatgctgttgagaaggttggTGGGAAAGAGGCGGTAGCTTATGTTAAAGAAGAGCAGGATGAGGCGTTGTATAAGATTGTTAAGAGCTGGCCGCCGTGGTTTGATGCGAGTAGGGCCAAGGGGCTTGGGTTGGATGGGGATGGGGAGTTggttgatgctgtcaaggcTTTTCAGGAGAGATTGAAGAGTTCATCGTAG
- a CDS encoding L-lactate dehydrogenase (cytochrome): protein MSDLAAMESESPNIPSPREIQLPSSVPSLDQILSAHDFSLAAQKALSPKAWAFYSSAATDLVTVSKNKELIRRVMLRPRILRNVAEVSIKRNILGLESKAPFIMCPAAMATLAHPDGELGWSRAAASEGIFEIISSNASYSLPNIIGAAPSGHPFFLQLYVNSHRPKTIELLRRARSLGIKAIFVTVDAPVPGKREADERVPQAVVIKSAMSGSESSKDGKGSGLGRLMGQYIDKSLSWEDLEWIRRESSVPIVLKGVQTVEDVKLAVEYGVEGVMLSNHGGRSLDGAQASILILLEVRKRFPEAFQHLEIFIDGGFERGSDILKAIALGATAVGIARPFLYSLVYGQKGVEHLSQILKDELETSMRLAGITSLDQATPELVNTLDVDHLVTSGRIEPSSVSRRVRSSKL from the exons ATGAGTGATCTCGCAGCAATGGAGTCCGAATCTCCCAACATCCCCTCCCCTCGAG AAATCCAACTCCCCTCCTCCGTCCCCTCCCTCGATCAAATCCTCTCAGCACACGACTTCTCCCTCGCGGCGCAAAAAGCGCTATCACCAAAAGCATGGGCCTTCTACTCCTCCGCCGCCACCGATTTAGTCACAGtctccaagaacaaggaacTCATCCGCAGAGTCATGCTCCGCCCAAGAATCCTACGAAATGTCGCTGAAGTCAGTATAAAGAGGAATATTCTCGGCCTGGAGAGTAAGGCGCCGTTCATCATGTGTCCTGCTGCCATGGCGACGCTGGCGCATCCGGATGGTGAGCTTGGGTGGAGTAGAGCAGCTGCTAGTGAAGGAATCTTTGAGATC ATCTCGAGCAACGCTTCATACTCTCTCCCCAACATCATCGGCGCAGCTCCATCAGGCCATCCCTTCTTCCTCCAACTCTACGTAAACTCTCACCGCCCCAAAACAATTGAACTTCTCCGCCGCGCTCGCTCCCTGGGCATAAAAGCCATCTTCGTAACCGTCGACGCCCCCGTTCCCGGAAAACGCGAGGCCGATGAACGAGTCCCCCAAGCTGTTGTTATAAAATCTGCCATGAGCGGTAGTGAGAGCAGTAAAGATGGTAAGGGCAGTGGACTCGGACGGTTGATGGGGCAGTATATCGACAAGAGTCTTTCGTGGGAGGATTTGGAGTGGATAAGACGGGAGAGCTCTGTGCCGATTGTGCTGAAGGGTGTCCAGACTGTGGAGGATGTCAAGTTGGCGGTTGAGTATGGTGTTGAGGGTGTTATGTTGAGTAATCACGGTGGAAGATCTCTCGATGG TGCTCAGGCTTCtatcctcatccttctcgagGTCCGAAAGCGGTTTCCCGAAGCCTTCCAACATCTTGAGATTTTCATCGACGGAGGCTTTGAACGTGGATCTGATATCCTCAAGGCTATTGCCCTAGGGGCTACTGCTGTTGGAATTGCAAGACCGTTCTTGTATTCGTTGGTGTATGGTCAAAAGGGTGTTGAGCACCTTTCACAGA TTCTTAAGGATGAGCTTGAAACATCTATGAGACTTGCTGGTATTACTAGCCTGGATCAAGCGACGCCTGAGCTCGTTAATACTTTGGATGTTGACCATTTGGTTACTTCTGGACGTATTGAGCCAAGCTCAGTATCACGAAGAGTCAGGTCTTCAAAGCTGTAG
- a CDS encoding L-lactate dehydrogenase (cytochrome): protein MSDLAAMESESPNIPSPREIQLPSSVPSLDQILSAHDFSLAAQKALSPKAWAFYSSAATDLVTVSKNKELIRRVMLRPRILRNVAEVSIKRNILGLESKAPFIMCPAAMATLAHPDGELGWSRAAASEGIFEIISSNASYSLPNIIGAAPSGHPFFLQLYVNSHRPKTIELLRRARSLGIKAIFVTVDAPVPGKREADERVPQAVVIKSAMSGSESSKDGKGSGLGRLMGQYIDKSLSWEDLEWIRRESSVPIVLKGVQTVEDVKLAVEYGVEGVMLSNHGGRSLDG from the exons ATGAGTGATCTCGCAGCAATGGAGTCCGAATCTCCCAACATCCCCTCCCCTCGAG AAATCCAACTCCCCTCCTCCGTCCCCTCCCTCGATCAAATCCTCTCAGCACACGACTTCTCCCTCGCGGCGCAAAAAGCGCTATCACCAAAAGCATGGGCCTTCTACTCCTCCGCCGCCACCGATTTAGTCACAGtctccaagaacaaggaacTCATCCGCAGAGTCATGCTCCGCCCAAGAATCCTACGAAATGTCGCTGAAGTCAGTATAAAGAGGAATATTCTCGGCCTGGAGAGTAAGGCGCCGTTCATCATGTGTCCTGCTGCCATGGCGACGCTGGCGCATCCGGATGGTGAGCTTGGGTGGAGTAGAGCAGCTGCTAGTGAAGGAATCTTTGAGATC ATCTCGAGCAACGCTTCATACTCTCTCCCCAACATCATCGGCGCAGCTCCATCAGGCCATCCCTTCTTCCTCCAACTCTACGTAAACTCTCACCGCCCCAAAACAATTGAACTTCTCCGCCGCGCTCGCTCCCTGGGCATAAAAGCCATCTTCGTAACCGTCGACGCCCCCGTTCCCGGAAAACGCGAGGCCGATGAACGAGTCCCCCAAGCTGTTGTTATAAAATCTGCCATGAGCGGTAGTGAGAGCAGTAAAGATGGTAAGGGCAGTGGACTCGGACGGTTGATGGGGCAGTATATCGACAAGAGTCTTTCGTGGGAGGATTTGGAGTGGATAAGACGGGAGAGCTCTGTGCCGATTGTGCTGAAGGGTGTCCAGACTGTGGAGGATGTCAAGTTGGCGGTTGAGTATGGTGTTGAGGGTGTTATGTTGAGTAATCACGGTGGAAGATCTCTCGATGGGTAA
- a CDS encoding hypothetical protein (At least one base has a quality score < 10) — MPDMLDPGTPTITPPVSPGGGVERRRSRNPLKNMMQHLTVDPPPADDDREPRRASLIRRISWRKSRSPSAHSDRSGGQPQDPNLCTACAGWAADIDSTFDTMDDFFTRALNPTSADTFENKEHSLGRLKELEENRFMTKCPLCKLFLSVHIPSEGEGDLYLSGFSSRDTNYLIDNQSMFEQGHSAKNKIKGVSPAYLGVVPKKSGDGALSWDVSADWFRGSGMLYRTMPEPPNELLSARSEGKHSRANSMTDNAGWQKRGIWGRELEGVIDMSIGVDWLRFCEFYHQGRCGRKPVTREMPGFKLVDCAKNPPQVVTASITERYAALSYVWGNKTTETWPKVVWDAVIATKDLGIRYLWVDRLCMEEVQPAERMQQIARMDDIFEGAILAIIAACGEDADYGLPGVGSRTRPAQPKYEFVNSNITLVSSLQDPRLAIKNSTWYQRGWTYQEGLLARRRLIFTDQQMYWECEGMCCPESLILPLEYYHDMEEQRMCDFMRPGLFNGVSFVDGSWERWKRLPGKAEDPSTLSIFREADQHIGNYTRRDLTYDRDSLDAFLGMLRRLETTVGRGKMFNILGIPLWAPQMDQGPAVQGLPRTRDIFALSTCFWHHKEGVIATRRPHMPSWTWAGWKGPVDLYSSITVVDPDTKAVQRKHNHHHYVSATHVSRNDPNSIRWTYSPNIVLVNRDGSVAYDFGASTAVTGMPPSPPNLHIRPYGIHVPNPFVLDRVKARSHPDGWIFNRVSVDIRMSRGAGSMREYIERHARGEQMTVLWFVEEALVMLLVVERTEREGRIVWERVGRMRMGFPEEAKDVVKRCGRLEKMVEELPLRRLGEDIVIE; from the coding sequence GCAAGACCCCAATTTGTGCACTGCGTGTGCGGGTTGGGCGGCTGATATCGACTCTACGTTTGACACCATGGATGATTTCTTCACGAGAGCTCTGAATCCGACGTCTGCGGATACGTTTGAGAACAAGGAGCATTCGTTAGGGCGGTTAAAGGAGCTTGAAGAGAATCGCTTCATGACAAAATGTCCCCTCTGCAAGCTCTTTCTCTCAGTGCACATTCCCAGCGAAGGAGAGGGCGATCTATATCTCTCTGGTTTCTCAAGTCGCGATACAAATTACCTCATCGACAATCAGAGCATGTTTGAGCAGGGTCACTCAGCAAAGAATAAGATCAAAGGCGTTAGCCCAGCATATCTAGGCGTCGTGCCCAAAAAGAGCGGTGATGGCGCGTTGAGCTGGGATGTGAGCGCTGATTGGTTCCGTGGGTCTGGTATGCTCTATCGAACAATGCCTGAGCCACCGAATGAACTTCTCAGCGCTAGATCAGAAGGGAAGCATTCGCGTGCGAATTCTATGACCGATAATGCCGGTTGGCAGAAACGTGGTATTTGGGGTCGTGAGTTGGAGGGTGTTATTGATATGTCTATTGGAGTGGATTGGCTACGGTTCTGCGAATTCTATCACCAGGGACGATGTGGCCGAAAGCCCGTTACGCGAGAGATGCCGGGTTTCAAGCTCGTCGACTGCGCAAAGAATCCTCCTCAGGTGGTCACTGCGTCCATCACAGAACGGTATGCGGCTCTGAGTTATGTCTGGGGAAACAAGACGACAGAAACATGGCCCAAGGTTGTATGGGATGCTGTTATTGCGACTAAAGATCTCGGTATCAGATATCTCTGGGTTGATCGTCTTTGCATGGAGGAGGTTCAACCCGCGGAGCGGATGCAGCAGATTGCAAGGATGGATGATATCTTTGAAGGTGCCATATTAGCCATCATTGCAGCTTGCGGTGAGGATGCGGATTATGGCCTTCCTGGCGTGGGATCACGAACACGACCGGCTCAGCCAAAGTACGAATTCGTCAACTCCAACATCACACTTGTATCGAGTCTTCAAGATCCACGGTTGGCGATTAAGAACTCAACGTGGTATCAGCGAGGCTGGACATATcaagaaggtcttcttgcGAGACGGCGCTTGATCTTTACGGATCAGCAGATGTATTGGGAATGCGAGGGCATGTGCTGTCCTGAGTCGCTCATCCTACCGCTTGAGTATTACCATGACATGGAAGAGCAGCGGATGTGTGACTTTATGCGTCCTGGTCTATTCAACGGTGTTTCATTCGTCGATGGAAGCTGGGAGCGTTGGAAGAGACTACCCGGCAAGGCTGAAGACCCAAGTACGCTCAGCATCTTCCGAGAAGCAGACCAACATATCGGAAACTACACAAGACGAGACTTGACTTATGACCGAGATTCGCTAGATGCGTTCCTCGGAATGTTAAGACGTCTCGAGACCACCGTCGGTCGCGGTAAGATGTTCAACATCCTCGGCATTCCCCTCTGGGCACCACAAATGGATCAAGGTCCAGCAGTCCAAGGTCTCCCACGCACCCGCGACATCTTTGCTCTCTCAACATGTTTCTGGCACCACAAAGAAGGTGTCATCGCCACAAGACGTCCTCACATGCCCAGCTGGACATGGGCAGGCTGGAAAGGCCCCGTTGATCTCTACTCCTCTATCACAGTAGTAGATCCTGACACAAAAGCCGTTCAACGCAAGCATAACCACCATCACTACGTCTCTGCCACGCACGTATCGCGCAACGACCCTAATTCTATCCGCTGGACATACTCACCCAACATCGTTCTCGTTAACCGCGACGGAAGCGTAGCCTATGACTTTGGCGCCTCGACCGCCGTAACTGGCATGCCCCCCTCACCACCGAATCTACACATCCGCCCCTACGGCATCCACGTCCCCAATCCCTTCGTTCTCGACCGCGTAAAAGCACGTTCTCACCCCGACGGGTGGATCTTCAACCGCGTCAGCGTAGACATACGGATGAGTCGCGGGGCCGGTTCAATGCGAGAGTACATTGAGCGCCATGCGCGCGGTGAACAAATGACGGTGCTGTGGTTTGTGGAAGAGGCGCTTGTAAtgcttcttgttgttgagaggaCGGAGAGGGAGGGGAGGATCGTGTGGGAGAGGGTTgggaggatgaggatgggatTTCCAGAGGAGGCGAAGGATGTTGTTAAGAGATGTGGACggttggagaagatggtggaggaGTTGCCGCTTCGGAGATTGGGAGAGGATATTGTTATTGAGTAG